The window CCCTCTGCTCCCTGAACGACCCCACAAGCTGCCGGCACCACAATTGGCAGAGTCAACTATCTACCGGCTGCTTGGTCTGCATTGGCCGCCTTCTCGATGATGGTGTCGGCGTCTGTCAGGAATTGCCTGAGCGCCTCCTCCTTGCGCGGTCGGGAAAGGTCGTTCTCCACTTCAACCCTCACCGTGCTGCGGTTTATATCTACAACCACGTTGCCGATTTTCGCGATTCGCATAATGGCATCCACAACCGATGGATTCAGGAGTGTTTTGGCAAATTCAACATCACTGCCCGATACCACGAACTTCCTGCTGAACTCGCTCTCCGGCATTGGGATGATATCCTTGTCCGGCCGCCCGCTGATCTTATCCAGTATGTTCTTCCTGCGTATCTCCAGCGGGTTGAGCGGCCCTCGTATTGTCGCATCCAGACGGGTAAACGCGTTTTCGGTTTCGCCTCCTTCTTCAAAAGAGACTTTTCCGATCCATGCCTCCCTGGCATAGTACAGAGAGGGAGAGACTCCCTCAACGACCAGGAAAGCTCCGGGGTTCATACCGGCCATGCGCTTCAGCACAGGATACATCTTCACGCGCCGGTTAAAATCCCTGAAGACCAATGTGATAAGGAAAGGCACGAGAAATACCCCGAAAAAGACGAGCACTGCACTCAGTGAGACAGGGGCATTGGTCCTGCTGTATTGCAGGCCGTAGTAGCACCAATAGGTCATGGCTGAAAAGAGGACCAGATAAACCGGCATCGCAGGCACACTCAGGCTTGGGACAGGCCCACTATTCTGTTCCATTTTCCTGCGGAACTCTTCCGGTCTCTGGAACTCTCCTGGCAGGGCAGCCGGGGACTTGGCGGGCCTGGTCCCTGGAGGCGTCCTTTGTTCCTGCCTCCAGATTTGTTGAATCTGACGCGTCTTAGATTCCAACTGCTCCCTGTCTGTTGAAACTCCCATCGCTTCCGCAACGCGTCGCACTTCCAGATACGTCGGGCCGCCACGGTCCATGCGCCATTTCATTTCTTTTTGATACTGGGCCTCAAATCGGGATGCGAACTCTGCAATCGGTATCACTATGCGGCCTGTCTCTCTATTTTCAGCCAGCATTCTACGAAAAAGATCATCGAAAGAACTTCCCTTGCAGTAGATCTTGGTCTGCTGCGGCATATGATCGAGTTCATCTCCTATGGGAGCGCTTGAAACAGTAAGGCTCCCTCCATCTTTGTAATGGGCAAATAGATCAACCCATATACCCTGAACCGGATGGTCGTAGATTACTCCAGCCATCTGCTCTGAGGGCCGGACAAAACCAGAGATAATCAACGAGGGGATTTCAGGGCAGGTATATTCTCCTGCTGATTCAAAACCCTTTTGATGAAATGAGGCAGCAAGGTCGGTAATCTTCCTTCTGTCCGACCATTTTGGCTCATCGACCGGCGAGAGCTTGATTTCAAATATCGGCCGGGAGATGATATTCCTGAGAAACCTGAAACCAGCATATCCAACTGAGGCCACTGCGGCACTTATGAATAAAAGAAGGAATATGGTTGTCATATCGTCACGTCAATGCAGGATCAGCGACGCCGACAGGCATCTGCTACGATCAGTTTCAGATTAAAAACAGTCCATTTGTCTACCAACCGAAAACAGGAGTGCAGCTCCATTGTCTTTAGTATGATACTGAAATGGCTATAGGGCGGTTTGCGTTGCTCTTTTTGCACAAAGCGCTCCTCGATGGTCCTGTATTGCAGTGGACGAGCGAATGCCCAGATCGGCCTGTGCTGGGGCGAAATAAGCGTAATCCTCACCCGCTCGCCGGTGAGCAGTCTGCCGCTGCCGCTGTTTGTGAGGGGAGCAGCGAAGTACATCTCGAACTGCACGTCAATGTCATGCGCTACCTCATAGATCTCACCAACCCTGGGAAAGCGAATGTTTGACGGAAGAAGGCCCTGTTCATACTGCGTGGCCCAATCCATCTCTGCGCGTCCGATTGAAGCACGTTTGCCGTTCTTCATCTCGGTCATGAGGTCTTCGTGAGTCTTGTTCCAGCCAGGCGGCATTAATGAATCATCAGGGATAGTTCCTGTTTTGATAGTCTTATGCATTATTTCCCTGCCTTCCTATAGGCAATGCAGCGAGCCTCCCTATCATAAGCGCATGGGTCCTGCCTGAGCCGGCAGAGGCCTTCAGGACAATGGAATGGGGAAATTTGAGCTCGTTGGCAATGGTATTATTAATGTCAGCCATAGATCTGTTTCATCGGCATACAATAATGCCTCTATCATACCATTACGAGGATGCAAACTTGATGGCTTCATTGTCTAAAGAAGAAGCTCAAGGCACCGATTGTTATGACAATTCTTTGATTATATGCCGTGAAAAGTTTCGTCCATTTCGTTATGACGGGGAACTGGCTGTTTCTTGCCGGTTTTAGGATTAAGGTAGAGATCGTGCCGTTGACCATGCCTCAATAACACACAGCCGCAGGAGGTGATTTTTTTGATTAGCTATTTTCTTTTCAAACTGACGGGACGAGCTTTTTAATCTTATGTTTTGTTTGAGTGTTGCTTCAGTGACAGTCAATCGGCCTCGAACCATGAGGCGCAGGCGACCACATGATCCGAAGGATTGGCGGCATCGTAGAAGACGGGAACACTGGAGCCTTCGAGGACGTCATAGCCAACATACATTGCCCGACCCGAGACATCCGACCCGCCGGCAGTCCTGAAATGATAGGAGATCCGATCGTCTGACCACTCTGCCGTGTTTTCCCTGCTATCGATTAACGCTGTCGCGACTTCTCCGCCCCGGAGCAGTCTGATCTCGCGCCACCGCCTCCGCGCCACCAGAGCCAGTATTACACTGGCGAGCGAAACCAGCAGGTACAACACCCAGTCGAGATCAAAGTGCATACGCAGAATCGAGAGAAAGTGCCAGAGAATAAGCACGAAAGGCGCATAAACAGGAAGCCGAACAGCGGCCCTCCAGGAAAGGTGAACACGTCGAGGTGGAGAGCTATAGCCCTCATTATTGATCCAGGGCAACGGAAGGATGGCCATGATCCGCGAGGCTATCAGGCCGGTGCAGAACGCCACGATGCAGGGCAGGAAGAACCACCAGGGGCCATTATTTGAATGCACCCCGCCGAGCATAAGCGAGAGACCAACGTAGAGGGCGGTTAGAGCGATGGCTACTGCGATCTGCATAAGAGGTATTTGAGAACAATCATCTGTTTGCGGTCCCGCTTCCCATATAGGCGGTATAATGTCTGTCCGTCGTGTTTTTGTATCCGCGGGAATAGTTTCGGGCAATGAAATTCAATAACGGGTCGGTAAAACCATTCAAAAACGCATAATTGACATTGTCGGCAATATGGTGGAGTCCGTGGTGTTTTTTCGACAACAACAATCCGGGATATTGCAAATACTGTTCTATTTTTGAGTCAGACACATGGCAGCAATAATGAGAGACTTCCGCAGCAGAAGATAAGATCCCGATATAGACAATGATATAGGAAAATACGGGCTGGATAGACGTAGCACTGATCAGGATCACGGCTATCAGGAGATATCCCACGAGCCAGATCTTCGCTCCGGATTCATTGAAATAGACAAGCAGGAGGTTGTTCTTTCTATAAAGCGGGGTCTTATGGTGCAGATGGAACGCGGCGATCAACGGCCCTGCCAGTGAATCATAGTCGTCGTTGCTGTCCATGAACATATGGACCAGCCCATTTAAAAAGTCGGCTGCCAGATATGATGAGAAAATAGCGAGCAACTGTAAAGGCAGCCCTATGGAGACAGGAATTACCAGATACAGCAGATAGCACTGCAGCGAAACATTGACCACCGAGACTGTCTTGCCGATTACCTTATAGATGCCGACCTTCTCGTAGCGCTCCATTGCAGCGTTAAACTCTCTCTGCTTTAATTCCAGAGCAGGAGCCTGGCTCATATATGTATCGTTCTATCAGCAAACATACGTTATTGACGGCATGACGGCAGCGTGCACCTAATATAGCAAGCAGGCTTTTGGAGCGTCAATACAAATACCGTTTTGTATGCTTAAGGTTTTCGGGCTTTTTTCCGATAAAGAAGTAATACCGGCAGGAGGCCGGAATAAAGGAGGCAGAAGGCCATGACTATGAGAGAAACCGTGGAGATCATCAAGGAATCACCGCTCTGGGATATGCTTACGACCGGAGAGAAACTGGACGCTCTTTTGGATGCCGTGCAGAATATTGACGGCGTAAGGAGCTCGCGGGACGAGCAGATCGACGTAACAGACATCATCGGAGAGATATTCAGGGGCTACAATGCATAATAAAAAAGGGCGACTGCCTCTTAGACATGCCGCCCTTTTTTATGTTCTTTTAAGACCGGACCGGTCTTAGCAGCCTCTGGGGCTTCAACCACCGCCGGAAAACATGCCGCTCATCTCGGCAGCGCTCAAAGGACCTTCCAGCTTCAGCTTCTTCTCACTGCAATTCGGGCAGGCTTCCTTCTGCAGTTCCTCATCAGAATTGATGATCGTTGCATAATGGTTGCCGCACTTGCCGCAGGAGCATCTATTGTAGGTTGGTACACTTGTTTCCATGATTATTCACCTCCGTTTAAACTTGTTTCGTAGTTGCAATATATATTGATTATACATAATACGCAGACTTTTTTCCATGATTTCTATCATACAATCGGCGGCTAAAAGGCGAAATTCCCAATAACAAGAATGTACAGACCAAAGGCGATAAGAATGCCGCCCGTTATATACCGAACAACCGCTTCATGCCTCGCCATCGCAACAAGCCTGCGCTGCAGGAGATGCGACGAATAGGCTATGGTCAGCAGCGGTATGGCCAGACCCAGGGAATAAAACCCGAGGAGCATAACGCCTTTTACCAGTTCGCCGCTCGTGCCGACCATTGCAAGGATACTCGAGAGCATCGGGCCGATACAGGGAACCCAGACGATACCAAGCGCCATTCCGAGGATGATCCCGCTGAATCTGCCTTCAGACTTTACCTGAATATTTGAAAGCCGGTACAACCGCTTAAAGACGTTCAGGTCGAAGAAGACCATCAGACCCATGGCAAGGATGACCGCACCGCCAATCTGCTCGATAAACCGCGTGCGTCCAACCAGCAGCTCCCCAAAAAGGGATGAAACAGCGCCCATGGCCATGAAGGTTATCGAAAGTCCCAAAACCACAAGCAGAGGCCGCAGACGGTCTTTTTTTTCTGCGCCGCCGACCGCGATCACCGGGATTACCGGCAGCACGCAGGGAGAGAGCACACTGGCCAGACCGGCCCCTGCTGAAAGCAGGATATTGGCGATGCTGATATCCATTATTTTATGCTGTCGAGAGACTGTGAAAGGGTCTCATAGCTCTGAATACCGGGAGGAAAGACGCGGCTGATATTACCGCTTCCGTCAACAAGCACAAGGGAAGGGAGATTTCTTACGCCGTAATCGTAAAAAGCCTTCTGATCTTCTGGCTTCATGGAGTTCACATAGGCAATCGTGAAATTTCCCTTCCTGTCTTTCAGGAGCTTCTGGAGAATATCGGTCTGGGCCTTGCAGGGGCCGCCATTGGGGTTCTGGAAAAATACGACCGTCTTCTTGCCTGTTCCGAGAAGCTGTTTCAGTTCAGGGGTGCTCTTGGGAGCAGCATTTGCCGCTGCGCTGATCTGGACCAAAAAGACCGTGAGACAAAAGACAACGAACAAAACAATAATACCTCTTCTCTTCATACCTGTTCTCCTTATGGATAATGTTCTTACTTAGTTCACCTGATGCTGTTTAGAGGCAGCACATGCTATTCTGTGCATATGCACATTATAACGTTTCAGGGTCAATCTTTTCAATATCACTGCCGGAGCCCAGAGGACATGGCCGGTCCTTGAAATATTCATAATAGAGCAGCGGAACCGCAACAAGCGTCAATGCCGTAGCGGCCAGGGCACCGAACATCATCGCAATCGCAAGACCCTGGAAGATGGGGTCAAAAAGCATCACAAAGGAGCCCACGACCACAGCAGCCGCGGTAACTGCAATCGGCCTGAACCTGACTGCCACGGCCTTGATCAGTGCGGCATTGAGATCACCGCTGTCCCTCCACTCCATCTGCACAAAATCGATCAGCAGGATCGAGTTCCTTACGATAATGCCGGCAAGTGCTATGAACCCTATCATGGAGGTTGCAGTAAAAAACGCGCCGAATATCCAATGACCCGGCAGTATGCCGACAAGGGTCAGGGGGATGGGGGCCATAATGATCAGTGGAGTCACGAAGTTTCTGAACCAGGCGACAACAAGGACATAGATAAGCACCAGCACAGCGCCAAATGCGATACCCAGATCGCGGAACACCTCATAGGTGATATGCCACTCGCCGTCCCACTTCATGGAATAGCGGTCTTCAAGCCAGGGCTGCTCAGACGAATACTGCTTCAGCTCATACCCTTCGGCAAGTTTAAGGTCTTTGATCTTTTCCTTCATCGTAAGTATTGCGTATGCAGGGCTTTCTGCTGTGCCTGCAACATCACCGGTAACATAAACAACCCGCTTGAGGTTCTTATGGTAAATAGTCTTGTCTTCTACCCCTTCCCGCATCTTCACCAGTTCTGAAAGGGATATTGGACGGCCATCTGCCGAGGGCATGGTAATTCCACTGAGTGATGCAAGCGTTGACCGCTCACTTATTGGCATCCTCAGGACAAGCTCAACAGGCTCTTTTTCCCTTTCCATGTGTACGAGACCGGCAGACATACCGCTTAAGGCAATTCTGAGGCTCTGAGCCACTGCCTCGGTTGAAATGCCGTGCTGGCCTGCCTTCTCACGATCAACATCAAAGGTGATCTTCTGCTGGTCATCCTCAACATACCAGTCCACATCGACCACACCTTCGGTCTTTTCAAAGATGCTGCGAATGCTTTTTGCAATCTCTGTCTGCCGCTGCAGGTCAGGTCCATACACCTCGGCAACAAGGGTGCTCAGGACAGGAGGTCCCGGGGGTATCTCTGCCACCTTGAGGCGGGCCTGATACCGGTCGGCAATTTTTTTCAGCTCCGGCCGAAGCCGTTTTGCGATCTCGTGGCTTTGGGCCTTGCGCTCGGACTTCGGAACGAAATTGACCTGAATATCGGCGACATTGCTGCCAGATCTCATGAAATAGTGTCTGACCAGCCCATTAAAATTGTAGGGCGCTGCAGTCCCGACATAGGTCTGAAAATCCGTCACCTCAACCACGGTCTTGAGATACTCGCCCATCTCCCTGCCAAGCGCTGCGCTCTGTTCCAGCGTTACCCCCTCGGGCATATCCACGATCACCTGCAGCTCGCTTTTGTTGTCGAAGGGCAGCATCTTGAGCGTCACTGCCTTCAGCGGAACCAGCACCAGGGAAAGAGCAAGGAGCAGAAGTACAACCGCAAGGGCAGTGATGCGTTTTTTCTTCTTCTCGATCAACGGTCTGAGCATGCGCTCGTACAACGAGGCAAAGCCACCGGCATCCTCCTGCCCTTTTCTGTGCGACTCATTGCGCTTGAGATTCCTCAGCACCTTATAGCTCATCCACGGGCTTACGATAAAGGCAATGAGCAGCGAAAAGATCATGGCAGCAGAGGCGCCGACCGGTATCGGCCGCATATAGGGCCCCATCAGACCGGTAACAAATGCCATTGGCAGAAGCGCTGCAATGACCGCAAAGGTGGCGAGGATCGTCGGATTACCGACCTCATCGACGGCATATGCCGCAGTAAGCGGATCTATTTTGTGCATCCTGAAGTGACGGTGGATATTTTCGACAACGACAATCGCATCGTCAACGAGTATGCCGATAGAGAAGATCAGGGCAAAAAGCGTAACCCTGTTCAGGGTATAGCCATAGAGATAATTGATAAGCAGGGTAAGAGACAGCGTAACAGGTACGGCCACGCCCACAACAATCGACTCCCTCCAGCCAAGGGCAAGGGCGATGAGGATAACAACCGACAGGGATGCGATAAGGAGATGCTCAAGCAGCTCGTTGGATTTTTCCTTTGCAGTCTCACCATAGTTTCTTGTTGTTGTTATTTCTATCTCAGACGGTATGGCCTTGCCTTTCAGCGCTTCTATTTTGCGTATGGCGTCTTCGGCAACCATACTTGCATTTGCGCCTTTCTTTTTTGAGACCGTCAGCGTAACCGCTTCATACTGTCCGGCACGTGAATGGCTGGCCGCGATGCCCCGGGATTGGGCAGCAGGACCAAGTCCCATAAAGACATAATCCGCGGGCTCTTCCGGCCCGTCAGTCAATACAGCCACATCCCTGAGGTACACCGGCCTGTTATTGTTCATACTCACCACGACCGAACCGACCTCTTCCGCATTTTTGAGAAATGTGCCGGTATCAATAAGATATTCCCTGTTGCCTGAGGAAAAGGCGCCTGAAGGCATCAGAAAATTAGCCTTCTGAAGCATGCCCATGATCTGCCGTGCCGAGAGGCTGTATGCACGCAGGCGGGCAGGGTCAAGGCTGATCCTTACCTGTCGTTTCTGTCCGCCTATAATTGTTGTTTCCGATACGTCCTTATCCTTCTTGATCTCATTGCAGATCTCCTGCGCAACCCTCCTGAGCTCATAGCCGTTATAGCGTTCAGACCAGAGCGTAAATGTCGTAATAGGCACATCGTCAATAGACTTCGGTCTTACCAGCGGCTGGGAAACGCCCGGGGGGATCTTGTCATAGTTGGACATCAGCTTGTTATACAGCTTCACAAGACTGGCTTCCATATCCTCGCCCACATAGAAGCGCACGATGGTAAGGTTCATTCCGGGCTTAGCTATGGAGTACACATACTCAACGCCCTTGATCTCCCAAAGGAATTTCTCCATGGGCTTTGTAACCCGTTCTTCAACCTCTTTTGCCGATGCTCCGGGATAGGTGACCATCACGTCGATCATCGGAACGACAATCTGGGGCTCTTCTTCGCGCGGAGTAACCATAACGGCAAAGACGCCAAGGAGCAGTGATGCCATAACGATCAACGGCGTCAGCTTTGACTGAATAAAAGCCTTTGCGATCTTCCCTGATATTCCTATAGCCTTCATATTCATTCCTTACCGGGAAACCAAAGAGGATTTCCCACTACTGTTTAACAATGCCGCCATCTATCGCCTTTTCAACGTTGTCCACGATGATTCTTTCATTGGGGTTCAGTCCTGAGAGGACCTCGACCATTTCGCCATATACCCTGCCGGCGCGGATCAGTCTGTACGTCACGATCGAATTGGCATCCACAACATAGACACCCGTAAGCTGCCCTTTTCCGACAATCGCCTTTTTACTGACCAGCAAGGCCTCTTTCTTCCCCACAGGGATAGAAATCTTGCCATAGGAGCCGTTCCTCAGGCCTTCGCCGCTGATTGCGATCTTTACAGGAAATGTCCTTGTCATCGGATCGACAGAGGGAACAACCTCGGTGATAACACCTTG of the Nitrospirota bacterium genome contains:
- a CDS encoding efflux RND transporter permease subunit, producing the protein MKAIGISGKIAKAFIQSKLTPLIVMASLLLGVFAVMVTPREEEPQIVVPMIDVMVTYPGASAKEVEERVTKPMEKFLWEIKGVEYVYSIAKPGMNLTIVRFYVGEDMEASLVKLYNKLMSNYDKIPPGVSQPLVRPKSIDDVPITTFTLWSERYNGYELRRVAQEICNEIKKDKDVSETTIIGGQKRQVRISLDPARLRAYSLSARQIMGMLQKANFLMPSGAFSSGNREYLIDTGTFLKNAEEVGSVVVSMNNNRPVYLRDVAVLTDGPEEPADYVFMGLGPAAQSRGIAASHSRAGQYEAVTLTVSKKKGANASMVAEDAIRKIEALKGKAIPSEIEITTTRNYGETAKEKSNELLEHLLIASLSVVILIALALGWRESIVVGVAVPVTLSLTLLINYLYGYTLNRVTLFALIFSIGILVDDAIVVVENIHRHFRMHKIDPLTAAYAVDEVGNPTILATFAVIAALLPMAFVTGLMGPYMRPIPVGASAAMIFSLLIAFIVSPWMSYKVLRNLKRNESHRKGQEDAGGFASLYERMLRPLIEKKKKRITALAVVLLLLALSLVLVPLKAVTLKMLPFDNKSELQVIVDMPEGVTLEQSAALGREMGEYLKTVVEVTDFQTYVGTAAPYNFNGLVRHYFMRSGSNVADIQVNFVPKSERKAQSHEIAKRLRPELKKIADRYQARLKVAEIPPGPPVLSTLVAEVYGPDLQRQTEIAKSIRSIFEKTEGVVDVDWYVEDDQQKITFDVDREKAGQHGISTEAVAQSLRIALSGMSAGLVHMEREKEPVELVLRMPISERSTLASLSGITMPSADGRPISLSELVKMREGVEDKTIYHKNLKRVVYVTGDVAGTAESPAYAILTMKEKIKDLKLAEGYELKQYSSEQPWLEDRYSMKWDGEWHITYEVFRDLGIAFGAVLVLIYVLVVAWFRNFVTPLIIMAPIPLTLVGILPGHWIFGAFFTATSMIGFIALAGIIVRNSILLIDFVQMEWRDSGDLNAALIKAVAVRFRPIAVTAAAVVVGSFVMLFDPIFQGLAIAMMFGALAATALTLVAVPLLYYEYFKDRPCPLGSGSDIEKIDPETL
- a CDS encoding cytochrome c biogenesis protein CcdA, with product MDISIANILLSAGAGLASVLSPCVLPVIPVIAVGGAEKKDRLRPLLVVLGLSITFMAMGAVSSLFGELLVGRTRFIEQIGGAVILAMGLMVFFDLNVFKRLYRLSNIQVKSEGRFSGIILGMALGIVWVPCIGPMLSSILAMVGTSGELVKGVMLLGFYSLGLAIPLLTIAYSSHLLQRRLVAMARHEAVVRYITGGILIAFGLYILVIGNFAF
- a CDS encoding thioredoxin family protein; this encodes MKRRGIIVLFVVFCLTVFLVQISAAANAAPKSTPELKQLLGTGKKTVVFFQNPNGGPCKAQTDILQKLLKDRKGNFTIAYVNSMKPEDQKAFYDYGVRNLPSLVLVDGSGNISRVFPPGIQSYETLSQSLDSIK